In the genome of Cervus elaphus chromosome 5, mCerEla1.1, whole genome shotgun sequence, the window AAGACTGAAAATTCTTGTCTTCTGTGTAAGAATTTTTTGTGTTCCTGTCGTTACTACTGATGGCaaagtaaaaaaatgaaagggaacaGATGGATCGTGAGCTGGTGAAGAGGTCTGGAGGAACTCAGCCTCCCCCAAACCTAGAGGGCATCTGGGTTTGAAGACTGTAAGAAGTGTAGTTGCCTCTCTTATTGATGGTGGTTTAGACAGAGgtcgagatggttggatggcatcaccaactcagtggacatgagtttgagcaaactctgggagatgatgatggacagggaagcctggcgtgctgcagtccatggggtcagagtcagacacgacttggcaactgaagaACCACCACCAAGAAATGGTAGACAAAGTCACCAGAGACTGAGTGGGGGAGACAGCTGTCTGCTCCTATTAGAAACAGGCGCGTAGGTTCCCCGGAGCCTCTCGTTACACCTTGGCCCGCCAGCCGACCCGTGATCGTCTGCTGTCTGTGTTGGGTGTGCGAAGACACCCCAGCCACTGCTGCTGCGTGAATCCTGAACCCGTGGCCAACAGCACTGCAGCTCACGCCTGAGGGAAGTGAGTTACACTCGCGAACACCAGCCAGAAGCTGAGAACTCCTCTGGGGCCATCTTAAACGGCGAAATCACCAACAGAGAAGCTCAaaaatgcaggggaaaaaaatggcattAAACAGACCAACAGAAAGGGAACCGGCTCACAGGCCTAAATCTGAAAGGCGGCAGGGTACCGCCTCGTCTGACCCGGGCCGGGCGCGTGTCGGGCAAGAGAGCATCCCCTCCGCGCCGCTCCGGCCTGGGCATGACCCTGACGGTGCTGCAAGGGCTGACCTGGGGTACAAACACATCCCAGCGAGCAGACAGGTTTGCAAAATGCACAAACACAGCTTCCGTGAAGAACGAGGATCAACTGTGTGATGACTCTGTGGTGAACAAAGACAATGACGAGCTCTCCATCTAGTGGTCACTGGGGAAACCACAGAGCTGCTTTTCTACACTGGCAGAGCTTCCACAAAAGGAAGAAACGCGCCTCCTCTGGGGTTTGGGTTTTAGGCTGCGTCAGGATGAAGTCACAGCTCTGCACCTAGGACCACAGACTCTGAACCACAGACTCTGTGAAGAGTCTGCACTTCACAAATTTGTCCTTCAACAACGCTGGCTTCTGTGTAAAATTCCACAGGGTAAGAAGGGAGAGATTTCAGCTTCTCCTCTCCAGTCTTACCCGGCACTCACTATTAGGACAGCTACTTGGGGGTCACATTAAATGGTGATCTAGATGCTGCTTCTCAATGCTGTTTCAGCCCATCTAGAAATACACTTGCCAGGGCCTAACAAAAATACAGAACAGGTTCAGCTATCAATTTGTGGTTGGAAAGAAGGCAATGttaagaaaactaacatcatacAACTTCAATTTTATGACATCAATACGCTCACATCATTAAAAAAGGATTTCATATGAGCCAGTGTTTGAGAGGGAAAATTAATCTACAACCAGTATAGTCAACCCAGGAAAATGCTCTTCAATTATATTGTTAAATATTCCAACTCTAGTGGACTGCGGGAGGAGGTGACTGCATCTGGACAAAGCGCATGTGCTACGAAGCAGCACCCAGTTCCAGTAGGGTATGAAGAAATGAAGTCCACCATTCTAACAGACTCAATTAATCATCCCATGCCTCAGAAATTTGAGgaataaatattagaaatgacTTTGTATGTGTgcaaaacacagacacacacctaaATATACAAATGCACTTGGTTAAATTTAAACCAAGAAGCATGCTGACCTAGGAGTATTTTCCATTCAGTCTGGGAAAGTTTCAAGGCCAGAGCGCCAGTCTACCCTtaacaaaaagaaattctttgCCTTGATTTAGTCTTTTCCTTCCATCACTCAGTAAACAGATCCGGTACATCTCAATGACCCTGAAAGTAAGGATTTTAGATTCACTGACAGACTGAACtggaaaacactgaaaacaaacGTACTCTTTCAGTGATCCCTCATCTCCTAATTTACAATCAATTTTCATCCTTGCACGCCGGATTTGGATTCGGAGTTTCTGGGGAGTggggatggagaagagaagaaaaggagaaagggaagaaaaactgattcattaaagaattaaattatttaatctttttattacTTGACCTACCGTCGAGACAATCTATAACAAAAAGAAGAGAGTATATTAGCACACAGAGTATAATCGGACTAGTAACCAAGCAACAGTACAAAATGGTCCTTTGGCGGTCCACACTGCCTAGAGCAGGAGATCTCATAACTCCCTCACCAAGCCCAGAAATGACGGCGGCTGAAGCTCAGGCTATCCACTGAGACAAATGGTGCCAACTGTGGTTTCTCACATACACCCAGACTGCACAAAGATAAAGCTTAAAATGTGATCGTTtttaaattcagacttcaatttttttagattaaaaactACAAAAAGGGGTAAACAGCAAAGCCAAATGACTTAAGAGCAAAATTCATTTAGGAAGCATTGTAGGTATCTAAATATACATGGAACATGATTATATACATATAGGAAACTGTGCAAACATATGACATTCTAAATAATTTAGTTAAGTACAGTTTTGGCATTTAAACAAAGATCAAATTAAGCTTTAAGCTAATTAACatgttttaatcttttaaatataaaaaggcaGTTAAACACAAAATACAGATCAAAAATCCTTATTtagtataattttgaaaaataaaaaatttgtaaTAAGGTGGCTTTCTATTCCAcactaaaatgtaaagaaaatgtttCCCAGATTTATACTCCAAACTAGTAACAACCTAAAAACTGTTCAAATCTGTGAAAAAACATGTACCATGACCAATTTAACGACCCAGGAAAGGGTAAGGAGAAGGGATTAATAATCAGAGTCAGTTGcacacagaaggaaaaagaaacgcTTGCAGTCACTCCCAAATATACCCCTACATGTTATGTTATAAAGATCACAATGTAAATAAAAGTGCCTACATTACGGAACTGTGAGatgctgtttaaaaaaacaataaagatgaACAGTGGGATTATCATTGGTGCACATGGAATAGTGTAACACAAGGTTGATAAAGCTGGAAAACACTGAAATAGTTAAGACTCAAAACACAAGTTTACACAGAAAAGTTTCCCAGGGAATAGAACAGTGGGTAGGGAAGAACTTCTCAGCAGGATGGCCTTTCTGTCGGGTGAGAAACACAGACACAtccgcccccgcccccaaccccccaTAAAGTCTAGTTGACTTAAAGCGGGGCGAGGAGCCGTGCGGGTGCAGAAGCAGAGTAAAGAACGTCTTCCAAGTCCCCTGCCCCGGTGAACTTAGGGGGCAGAGTCCCAACACTGAACTCTGCCTGCCTGCCATCGCCCCCTTTAGCAAcccctcttccctttctctgtcACGACATCGACACTGAGTGTGTCTGTCCTGGAGTCGGGGCTTGCAGAGCGTAAGAGATGACCATCCTGGGGTCACCTGAAGGACACACACTAACCAGAAGCTCCCAGTTAACCACCAAGAATGCAGACCTCGAATTCTCATTGTCAATTCAGCATCTGCTGATGAGTATTTGGCACTAGCTGGAAAGAGGAAGGTCTAATCAGAATCTGTGAGCTGAGGCAGATGTCGTTAAATCAGAACCGGTATTTGTAGCTTATGCTTCGGTGTGAAATGCAGAAAGCAGGAGCAGATAGCCACACCTCCACACGCTGCTGAGCTGAAGAGGAAACCTTAGCAACCGGAGATAAACAAGACCCGGCAAATCTGCCTGACAGATACaaactctcattaaaaaaaacaactggtcATATCACAGCAGCACTGGGCATTCCCACCCTTAAGCTACTTTAACTACAGGCAGATGCCCCACTACATGAAGAGTCTGCTATACCTGTTCCTAATCCTCAGAGCTTCATGAGAAATCACGTATTCTATGCAGACAGACAGCACACATAGCCACAGTCTGAAGAATGCTCATGGTAACAGGAGACGCGTGTCACTTAGAGGAGACCTCGCGCTGTCGCTCAGGCTCCACGTAACTCGGCGGGGCGGGGTCAGCCCTCGGCCGACAGCGAGCTGGGGTGCGGGTGGGGGTGTGAACACTAACACTGCACAGAGAAGCAGGGACAGCAGAGTCTCCAGAGAATCCTTCTATTTATTTAACTGTGTGAGCACTCAGTAATGCTCCAAAATAAAAACGGTGCCACAAAAGCAACTGGAACAGAAGCCAACAAGAAGCTGCGGCGCCCGCGTGGCGCGTCTGCgtggcaggggcggggcgggcgccTCAGACGGACAGGGACACGAAGCTATTGTACTGCTGGATGTTGCGCTTGAGGATGTCGGAGCACGGGCCGAGGACGCGCTCGAACCGCGGCCGGTCCAGCTTGACGCACTTCAGCGGGCCGCGGGCCACAACGGTGGCTGCACGGGGCCGGTTCATCAGCAGAGCGATCTCgcctggaggggagagagggctgAGCGCGGGTGCACTCCCGGAACGCTTTCCCGGAGGCACCCTCAGAGCAGAGAGAGACCCGCACAGGCCACACGACATCGGCAATTCAGAAAAAACAGTCCAATGACAGACGTGAGATAGTAACATATTAACTGAGTAAAGGTCAAACTCTTCCAGAGccaaaaaactaaagtaaaaacaaatgcaggagaaggaaaacaagaccaggaaggACTGTGATGCTTGCCGAGAAGGGACTTCACCCCGAGGGACCCACTTACCAAAGTAGTCCGAAGGCCCCAACCTTCCCACTTCCACAAACTCTTCGTTCTCTGAACGCCGCTGCAGCACAGCGGCCGAGCCCTGTGATGGGAGCACCAAAGAGCAACGCATGTTAATACGGCTGACTCCTAGGGGACACATGGAACGCCCTGTGCAACTTTAGAgctctgcaaagaaaaaaaattcagcagctatttcaaatcctctgTGTTCATGTCATGAAGAGGACTGAAGAGTCAGCACAGGCTTGACCTCCAGCCCCCCGGGGGGGCTTCGCATCAGGCCGAGGGGCTTCCAGGGTTGGGACTGAGGTGAGAAACTGCAGGAGGAGCGCCAGGTCCAGGCGCACCGCCTCTTTATAGACACAGCTATACATGAGCGACACACCAGCTCTAGGTGCAGCCCCTGCCTGCTGTCTCACCGTGAGAAGAGTTCTGTCTGCAAAAGAAACACCAGGGCTCAGGAAAGCCTGGACTAGTTACTGCCTGGCCCTTCTCACGAAGACTTCCTCAACCCCTGGCTCGAGAAATACCGGCAGCGTTTCCTGACCGCACTCATAGCACACCAGCTGTGCAGATCTCCATGTCGACGGTCATGAGCATATAAAACACAGGAAAACAGAGAATTTAAAGACCTGAGCTGGGCCCTTTATTGCCACGCAGCCCCAAGGCATGATTTTAACAGAAATGTACCTCACTTCACAGTCTGTGAGTTGAGTGGCCGAGCTCCGTCTGGCCTGTATAAGCAGACGTAACTTGAGTAGATCAGAATCTGGCTAATACTTCCCACAATTCTGACTTAAACTCATTTAAAATGTGGTGGCCTGGCAGAaaagcatggagaaggaaatggcaacccactccagtgttcttgccttgagaatcccagggacagggagcttggtgggctgccgtttatggggtcgcacagagtcggatacgactgaagcgacttagcagcagcagaaaagcAAACGTCCGCATTTCAAAAGGAATGATAACCTTTAACTAAAACTGTCAGGTAACCCCAAAACAGCAGCTGTGACCGAGGACCAGGGCCCCGTCCCCCTCCGGGGCTGCCCCGTCCCCCTCCGGGCTGCCCCATCCCCCTCCGGGGCTGCCCCGTCTTTACCTCTAAAATAATGAAGAACTCATCACCCGGCTCCCCCTGAACCACAATCTTCTGCCCGTCTTCAAACTGGACTGGTTCCAACGCATCAGCTACCGTGAGACGCTCCCACTTGTCCAGAGATTCTAAAAGGCAGATGACAAAAGAGTTTTCTCTATGTTACTTGGTATTgctaaaaatttcaaaacaaaaagtataaaaaagtcAACTAAAACACTCTAGTGTGGCTCAGATTCAACTTGGCACCTGTCTTCAACTACCTCTCTCTTAGCAACAACCCCCTGTCACTTACAGGTGGCCCAAGTGCCCTCCTGAATTCAGGGGCCCAGGAGCCAGGTAAATCTACACCAACTGCATCCAAtgggaaaggaatgaaaagaatgtGATCATTAAGTATTGCCAAAGACTGCCATCAATGAAAATCAAACCTGCAATTACAGGACCCAAAAAGAATCTGTTCcagaaatgcagagaaataactcagatttatttacaaaaccaacAAGAATAACTAAAAAATAACTTATGTTCCCAAAGGCCAAACTGACACTTGAGACACTAGAAAGTAATCATTTCCAAGAAAGGAAAAGGGCACAAAAGTCAAGTCACTGTAAAAAGCAATGATTAAGACTGTGTGACCTTATGAAACTCACCATTCCCTCCCAATGAAGAGCAACTTGTAATAATGTCTCCAAGTCCACAAAACAGATCACACAGAAGCCCCTCTGATTACGCGGCTCTACATTTCCTCAAACTTCTAGCATTTTTTCAGAGAAAGCTAGCAAGTGACACAAAACCTTTCCACAGAAGACACACATTCTTGGCAACACTCACTTTCCTGAACTGAAAAAACTCACAGAGCAATGGAGACCACGTCCCGGGGATAACCAGCCATCCACCGTCTGGAGGACACGTCCAGCCTTTCTATCCTTCCAGGAGGAAATCAGTAGCACTTATTTCTAACTAAGAGGTCAGCCACCCACTAGCAAACTAAACACACATTGAAATTACTTCGTAGCCAAACTTTAGCTCCACATTCCTGTGTTTTTTGTTACTATGAAAAAATATTGATAACTCAAGCAATCTTTATGAAACAGAATCCATTTCCTTAAGCATTATTAACACTTCAATTTAGCAACTCTCCATGCAACTTTCCAACTTACCTAAAATAGACACTTTACTAAGAAACTTCTCATACATCTTCCGCTTTCTCAGCGTGCTTCCctgtaaatgaaaaaaagaaagtcatatcTCTAAAATGTGTAATTCACACAACGCTGTGGAGTAAGAAATGTTTCAGGTAAACTGACAACAGCAGTCTGTCAGAGCTTGCTTGTTTTCTCCTGCTGAAGATGCTAAGGTCTGTGTTCAATAAAAAGTTCTCAGTAACCTGCTCGTAAAAGGAACACCAGGTATATAGATAAAGAATTCATCAAATACTGAAATGTCAAAAAAGCAAATAAgcagttctcaaaaaaaaaaaaaagaaaaaaaaaccccaagtaAAGCTGAGTATACTTCCAGCTCAGGGTCCTTCTCCACAACCCTAATCCTCCACAGAAAGAAGGAACTCAAACTGCTACCATAGAAACGTCAGAGCAGCATCCATCAAGCCATCTGTCTGTGTGAAGACTGGCTAAAGGAAGATGTGCTGACCAATGGAGACAGTTCCAAACATCAGCTGACCACTGCATACACATCCCGTGTTTGTCTCTGTATTATTTCAGCCAAAGTTCTGTTCTAAAAGATCTTTGTTGCAAACGGTGTAGTGGGTAATGCTAAGGTCAAGCATTCAGTCATTACAAGTAGAAGTATTCCCATCTTCCCGCGGTGGTACTGTCGAACACCGAGCCACACAGCCTGGACAGTGGTCTGCACCCACCCCCATGGGCCTCACCATGAGGATCCTTCGGTAGCTGTCCCGGTCAATGCCCCACAGTTTCACGTTCGTCTTGGCCTTGACAGTGGCCGCTCGAGGAGTCCCGTAAATCAGAGCGAGCTCCCCGAAGCTCCCTCCTTCCCCGACACTGGTTGCCCATTCATTGTTGACATAGACCTAAAATACAAAAGCACTGGTTATCTCTACAGACACAAATACATACGGATTAAAAACCTGCACACTCTTTTTTAAGAGATCAGAATCCTGAACTTTGCAGAAAATTAAATGTTACCTCTCCGGTACACAGCAGAGCAAGACACATGACTTCTGACAAATCAAGTATGTTCAGTGTGTCTATAATTTACCTGGTTTAATTATCTGGTAAGAAAAAGGCCCTCAGAAGGGATGATGAGAGCAAAAAAGTGAACTAGGCATTAACAGTACTCGTTACGTATTTACtagccaaaaggagaagggggcagcagaggatgagatggttacagagcatcaccgactcaatggacatgactataagcaacctccaggagagagtggaggacagaagagcctggcgtgctgcagtccatggggttgcaaagagttggacacaacttagccactgaacaagtGTATTTATAGAagcctgtgccaggcactgcgctGGTTAGCACTTTACTTGCTATGCCACCGACTTTTCTAACACTCTCATGGGAGGGACAAGATGTACAGTACAGAGACTGTACCAAGTCTCCCAGCTCATGACCTGCCGAGCCTCCCCTGACCTTATCCTACTCAAAAGCAGGCACACAGGCCTTAACTGCTAACCTAGCAGAAGTCCTGAACTGTACATTCAGccaaagaaattatatttaaaaggtTTAGTGTCAGTAAAAATGGCCTTTCTTGGTGTCAGTAAAACATTTGGCAAAAGGAATCTAACATACAAGGATGTAATAGTCCTTCAGACACTCTAAAAagcagtaaataaaaaataaataaaaagcagtaaaTAACAAACTGACTTTTAAGATTCTCGAcatatttttgctattattaaaTCTTACATCCATCTCTCCTTGGTCAATCACGTAGAAGTTATCCCCTTCATCACCTAAAAgtgaggagagtaaaaaagtcagaagcaaattataaattaatgaaCAAATCAAACCAAAAAGTCCAGCAATATATTTTACAAGTCATAAAACTGACCAGGTCATCAGTCATCTCATGGTGAAGATGCCTCTGAAAAATAACTTAAGCAAGCCACTTATATGTACAGAAATGTTAACTGCCATGTCatctaaaacaacaaaacaagttGTTACAATAGTAACAACATATCACCTTGtcactgaagaagaaaatatacGGATTATGAAAACCCATGGAAATACTGAGAGTAAACAGATAGGAAAAAAGAGGGAACACCCACAACATGAGCTCCATGTCGGGGTGTGTGGGCAAAATAGAGTCAGCAGAAGGTACAGAGCCTTGTACAGAGATGGGctagatgatgaagaatctgagTGTGTGgcttatttctactttattttcctCTGACTGGTTAATAATCCATATAaaggatatataaaatatatgtggcTCTGGAATTCCTTATAAAGTAAAAATGCACGAATTTTCTTTAACAGTTACTATAAACAAAACTATACTGACATTAGGGAAATATTAGTCCCTTACTCAAAGTGTGCCTTTTACTTTTAGTTCAGaagattttaattaaagaaataagaaaatccaACAGTATACCAAAAGGAAGATGGTAggcttaaagaggaaaaaaacttcACAGCTTTAATAACAGCACTTGCATAAAAGCAGCCACCCTTACCCTGCTGAATAACAGTCTCTCCAGCAATAAAGGAAACGGGGAACATGGCGTCAAAAATGTCACTGCAGAGAGAGAAGGCTTCGTGTTACACAACATTAACCTGAGAACTAACAGACCTTAGTCTGTTAGCTAACCTTAGAGCTTCTAGATTTTCAGCCTGGAGTGGCACGAGGTGAACAATCATGAAGACCCTTTAATACCTGCAACAATGAGGCAGCTAGTTTGGGATCCCAACTGTACCAGAAAGATAGCATCACCTACCTCCTCTCGTTGTCATCGAGATGTGAGAACAGCACGTTCTTTTCAATGGCTTTAGCTAAAGCAGCCATTGTCTTGTAATCTTTGGGAATAACCTGGAAAGAGCAGAGAGTCCAATGACCATGCCATACACTCCATAAACCAAAACGACTTCACAACTGCAACCGACACTTCAATTAGATGTCAAGCTACCTTAGGTATTTGAACAAGGCTGCTTTGAGTTAAGTATTTTCAACACAACACTCTCACACTATCTGTGACCCACAAATACTGACTTTGAGTGAACAAATACTAATTAATCCCCTTTGTCTACAACTAGGCCTGTCCTGAAAGGCTGGTATTTGGTTCCTAGTCAACAACCACCTTACCCAAGGTCATTACTGAGGCACACCTAAGCATTTTATGGTAACTGGTCATCTTCTAAAGTATGATCATTTACTGTTAGTCTCACCTCTTGCCAGCCCAATTATCTTCCCCCTTCAGGCTAATCTCGTAACTGGAAATGGCAGACTGGCTCTGAGAAAGAGCCAGTGGAGATGAGTGACGCTTACAGAGCAGAATGGTAAAGCCACACGTGAGTGAGAAGACGCCAAAAACCTGACAGCACGGCTCGAGACAAAAAGGAGCACTGTCTGGTCTTTCACTGCAAAACACCACCACGGAAAAGAAAATCCCCCAAACTCAAGTACTGACTGTTTTATAATCACTATAGATCCCTCCTCTGACGGCCTATTATTACAGAAACCTGCTCCCCAGTACCCAGGAACAGCGCAGGATGGAGTACAGCCCACCCTGTCTGTGTTTACTACTGGGAACAGCGCGCGTTCATCAGAGGAGACGTTCCCGCATGCAGGTACCTTCCGAACATAGGACGCAGCATCCTCCTCCGTGTAGACCTCGGCGCTGATGGCCCCACGTCGTCGCCGGCCCTTCACCACGGGGTTGGGAGGCGGGGGGGAGATTTCATCCTCCCGAGAGTCTGCACGGCTGCCTGCTTTCTGCAGGTTCTGGATCTGCTTTGCCTCCTCCTGAAAAATTACAAGTTTATAAAATGAGACCCTCCATCAGTGCTCTTCACTGGCATTCTCATATTCTAATGACAGTCCTTCTCAGTCACTACAAATCTCTCCTTATCAACATGAAAGTTAAGGGGCAAAGGTCAATCacaaatgggagaaaatggagagtcgAGTTTGAAGAGAAATACCCTGAAAGGGTTATACTGCTCCTCAGATGGTGATAGACACTAtactaacaaacaaacaaaaagccattGGTATAAGGGCACAtaacatgcaaattaaaaactATACACTCATTGTAGTAATAAATTGACAATGATCTATAATGCACTCAACAGTAATAAACTGCAAAACAAAACTCTGGGAAATGAGTGTGAGATCCCTGCCTTGCCCATGCATGCCATCTAGGAATATCACCCAGGCACAGCAAAGTGACATAAGAAAGTCTAGACTATCAGGTTACTCCATTAACTCAATACACACTCTGCGGACCTGCCACGCCACATCTACACTAGGCAGGGGGAGTACAAAAAACAATACGAGAGAGTGCTCAGCCTGCAGGATTCATATTCAACAGGTAATGAAATGTGATGGGAACCTGGACTTCAACCAAGAGGAGACATAACAATATATATCCTAACAGAGCTGGAAGCATTCTTTACAGGCAGGGTGACATTTGGTTTACCTGTTTTTTACAACTTATTAAACCAATCCATATGAAACCAAGATCAACTATTTAAcaatcttatttttcagatctagGGCCTTAAAAAGAAATCCCTCTCAGGTCTGCAGTAGAGAATGAGTTATGACTGACGTAAAACCCGAATGAAAAAAGCCAAGAATGGTGAGCTATCACCTTCTCGTTCATGACTCATTCTCCATTCTTTTCCTAAAACAGCCTTCAAATTCTAAATGACAGCATTTACtaattatttctgaaaaattctgataaaaaagaatttaaggaGGGGCGGCTTTTTCTCCTGCCTGGTACTCAGCTCTGCGTCTGGCATCAAGACAAATCAAAGAACACACAAGTGCAGCAAGAACCATCTAGAACAACCACCCCTGAGGCAAGAACAGTGCTTATTTCTATCAGTAGACTTGTGcccaatctttttattttttggagggaggaaccagctttatttttctcatctctttagatttttcaattaaaaacacaGTAATAAAGGCCTATAACGAAACTAACGTGAAGGTATTTGCATATTTAGTTACAAATGCACTTACCTGTTGATCAAATAATCCAGTGTGCCTATGTTAGGAATTTACTTTAAAacatgcatgtatgtggaattaCAAGATACACAGAGTTATTCATTATACCAAAGCTTTTAACAGCAAAATACCGGAAACCACCAAAATGGTCATCAATGTGGTGATTAAGTACCACGCATTAATGTACATCCGTACAATGGGATACCATGCACACTGGACACAACAGTATAAATGCCCGTATATGATGCAACTCAGGCAGCATTCCAGGGAGACAAAGAAGTAGGAAAAAGACTTTTTATTGTCATGCTGAACCACGGGCAAATATGTAaccaaactgttttttaaaaaattttcaaagaaaacccACTTCACTGTCATTCTGGTAATTACAGTAACAGGTAAGGTTTTTTTCATTCCATATTAACAGAGAACTTTAAAACTCAAGTCTCCCCAAAGTTAAAAGTTCAAGAGCATAAATGAAAACAGATTCTACCCAAGATTTGTCATTGATATTTCAcaaaaaattcatgaaaaatcTCACAAGCAACCCTTTATTTGGAAGTACCTTCTAAGTGCATTTTTGCTGTCTTAGACAATTCTGAAGTGCCAAGAGCACTGCGGTTCTAACAGTGCTCTCCGGGTTCCATCGTCAACAGCACTTGGATGTAGCCTGGTCCTGATGACAGAGCCACTGCTGAGGGCACCCATCTCTACTGCACGCCATGACACGTTTTTATGCGTTTCCTTGCTGCCGCCATGCTTCAGTCTCCTCACTCCTCAAACGAACCCCTCCCAGTCCACTTACTGTCAATGCATCCCAGCACATTAAGTTCTGATTCCGTGCCCGTGGCTAACTCAACGTGTTTGCACCATCCTCCCTGCCCTGACATCCATTCTTCCCAGAGGGTGAAGTCGACGTCCCAGCCCACTGGCTCGGGGTTTGGTACGTGGCTTGTTCTTGTAATAGTGCACTCTGGCCCCTGGAGCATCTGACCCGCTCTGCCTTTAGAACACCGCCTTATCTATGGTTGCTCCTTCCACTGGACCCCGGAACAAGACATGTGCAGCCAAGACAGATGGGCTGAGCACAGACGGCTGCACGTGGCCAAGTGTCAGGACATGTGGAGTAACCACCGAGACCCAGGGGTCACGAAGTGCTGCAACGAAAGCTGGTCCCTGCGTGACCACGGCCAAGCTCCCTGGCCCCTTTTAGCTTTACTGCTTCCTCTGTAAAACGGTGACAATCACCAACCGCACACGTTTGAAGTA includes:
- the PRKAR1A gene encoding cAMP-dependent protein kinase type I-alpha regulatory subunit isoform X2, producing the protein MASGTTASEEERSLRECELYVQKHNIQALLKDSIVQLCTARPERPMAFLREYFEKLEKEEAKQIQNLQKAGSRADSREDEISPPPPNPVVKGRRRRGAISAEVYTEEDAASYVRKVIPKDYKTMAALAKAIEKNVLFSHLDDNERSDIFDAMFPVSFIAGETVIQQGDEGDNFYVIDQGEMDVYVNNEWATSVGEGGSFGELALIYGTPRAATVKAKTNVKLWGIDRDSYRRILMGSTLRKRKMYEKFLSKVSILESLDKWERLTVADALEPVQFEDGQKIVVQGEPGDEFFIILEVKTGQPRRGMGPWSSVTAAVLGLPDSFS
- the PRKAR1A gene encoding cAMP-dependent protein kinase type I-alpha regulatory subunit isoform X1: MASGTTASEEERSLRECELYVQKHNIQALLKDSIVQLCTARPERPMAFLREYFEKLEKEEAKQIQNLQKAGSRADSREDEISPPPPNPVVKGRRRRGAISAEVYTEEDAASYVRKVIPKDYKTMAALAKAIEKNVLFSHLDDNERSDIFDAMFPVSFIAGETVIQQGDEGDNFYVIDQGEMDVYVNNEWATSVGEGGSFGELALIYGTPRAATVKAKTNVKLWGIDRDSYRRILMGSTLRKRKMYEKFLSKVSILESLDKWERLTVADALEPVQFEDGQKIVVQGEPGDEFFIILEGSAAVLQRRSENEEFVEVGRLGPSDYFGEIALLMNRPRAATVVARGPLKCVKLDRPRFERVLGPCSDILKRNIQQYNSFVSLSV